The Alkalibacter rhizosphaerae genomic sequence CGACCTCTGTCAAATTGGGTCTTTTCCAAGTAGATCCCATCTATGGTGGATTGCTCGGTCAAAGCCAGTTCGATGGATTTGAATCCCTCCAAAAGGTATTCTCCAAACCGGTCACGATATTTTTTGCTTTTCAATTTCTTCAATCTTTTAAGTTTTGTGTTTTGACTGCTGGAGATTCCCATCATTCTACTTCTCAAGCCCCTGCAATTTGATCAGATCGGAGTTTTCTCCGACGACAATAAGGACATCTTCCTTGAAGATAGGATCGGTGGCTGCTGGAGAAATGACGATTCCAGATTCCCTCTTGATCGCTATGACATTGACTCCATATCGGGCACGCAGATCCAATTGGGTCAAGGTCTTTTGATTCCATGATTTTGGCACTAGGATCTCCTGAACGCTGTGGGTCGGGTCCAGTTCGATCAAATCCAGAATGTTGCTGCTGGCAATGTGTTGGGCCACTCTTCTTCCCATGTCCCTTTCCGGCAAAAACACTTTCTCCACTCCGATTTTCTGCAACACTTTTGCATGCTGTTCGTTTTGCGCTTTTGCGTAGATCTCCTTGATCCCCAGATCCTGCAAATGAAGCACCGTCATCAAGCTGGCATGGATGTCGGAGGCGATGGATACCACCGCAAC encodes the following:
- a CDS encoding potassium channel family protein → MKQFAVLGLGRFGYSLATKLYEQGYDVLAIDKDEEIIKGIADLVTFAVQADSTDISTLRSIGLKNIDVAVVSIASDIHASLMTVLHLQDLGIKEIYAKAQNEQHAKVLQKIGVEKVFLPERDMGRRVAQHIASSNILDLIELDPTHSVQEILVPKSWNQKTLTQLDLRARYGVNVIAIKRESGIVISPAATDPIFKEDVLIVVGENSDLIKLQGLEK